Proteins encoded by one window of Lactobacillus paragasseri:
- a CDS encoding YidC/Oxa1 family membrane protein insertase has product MRNHLSKKNWKLILLGLGMLTLALVVTGCASTNGSSVAPISHTSGNWWDRYIVYYISQFILWIASLVRDSYGWAIIIFTIIVRIILLPLNAISIKSMAKQQKVQPQMDALRKKYPGKDVESRQKLQEETSKLYKEAGINPYTGCLPMLIQLPVMYALYQAIWRTPQLQNGRFLWMDLGRPDPYYIMPVLAAAFTFISTYISQMSTPQSSQNGMTKGMTYLMPLIIGVSAIGIQSAISLYWVISNLFQVVQTFILQNPFKYQRELEEQKKVERERERKVRRVYKRLGRKKQK; this is encoded by the coding sequence GTGAGAAATCATTTATCTAAGAAAAATTGGAAACTGATTCTATTAGGTCTAGGAATGCTAACCTTAGCTTTAGTAGTTACAGGTTGTGCATCTACTAATGGATCAAGTGTTGCTCCTATTTCTCATACTAGTGGCAATTGGTGGGATCGGTATATTGTTTACTATATTTCCCAATTTATTCTTTGGATTGCAAGTTTAGTTCGTGATTCCTATGGTTGGGCAATCATTATCTTTACTATTATAGTAAGAATAATCTTATTACCATTGAATGCCATTTCTATTAAGAGCATGGCTAAGCAACAAAAAGTGCAACCACAGATGGATGCATTGCGTAAAAAGTATCCTGGTAAGGATGTTGAGTCACGTCAAAAGCTGCAAGAAGAAACTAGTAAGTTGTATAAAGAAGCCGGTATTAATCCGTATACTGGATGTTTGCCGATGCTAATTCAGTTACCAGTTATGTATGCCTTGTATCAAGCAATTTGGCGGACTCCACAGTTGCAAAATGGTCGGTTTTTGTGGATGGATTTGGGGCGTCCCGATCCATATTACATCATGCCTGTTTTGGCAGCTGCATTTACTTTTATAAGTACGTATATTAGTCAAATGTCAACGCCTCAATCCTCACAAAATGGAATGACTAAGGGAATGACATACTTAATGCCTCTTATCATTGGGGTTTCAGCAATTGGTATCCAATCTGCGATCTCACTTTACTGGGTGATTTCAAACTTATTCCAAGTAGTTCAAACCTTCATTTTGCAAAATCCATTCAAGTATCAACGTGAATTGGAAGAGCAAAAGAAGGTAGAACGTGAACGTGAACGTAAAGTTCGTCGTGTATACAAACGTTTAGGACGTAAAAAACAAAAATAA
- the rnpA gene encoding ribonuclease P protein component, with protein sequence MRKSYRVKTERDFQKVFKEGQSMANRGFVVYTLPKEKQKHFRVGISVGKKVGHTAVARNRLKRFIRATLTELKPEIRSDLDFLVIARPYARDFDMERTKKNLIHVLRLAKVLSNEETETEEK encoded by the coding sequence TTGAGAAAAAGCTACCGTGTAAAAACTGAGAGAGACTTTCAAAAAGTTTTTAAAGAAGGACAGTCAATGGCTAATAGAGGCTTTGTTGTCTATACTTTGCCCAAAGAAAAACAAAAGCATTTTCGCGTTGGAATTTCTGTTGGGAAAAAAGTGGGTCATACGGCGGTAGCACGTAATCGCCTCAAACGGTTCATTCGTGCTACACTGACAGAACTTAAGCCAGAGATAAGGTCTGATTTAGACTTTTTAGTAATCGCTAGGCCTTATGCAAGAGATTTTGACATGGAACGAACCAAAAAGAATCTTATTCATGTCTTAAGGCTAGCTAAAGTCTTATCAAACGAAGAGACGGAAACTGAGGAAAAGTAG